A genomic window from Sulfurimonas sp. includes:
- a CDS encoding cation diffusion facilitator family transporter, giving the protein MSNHHDHHSHHHHHHHHDVSGKNLFITVILNVIITVAQIIGGLLSGSLALLSDAVHNLSDVVSLLIAYWANQLSKRPGNLRKTFGYHRAEIIAALFNSSVLIAISVYLIFEAINKLYNPEPINSFWVIILGLLGIVVNALSVFIIKDDAHSNMNMKAAYLHLLADAMTSFAVVVGGVLMYYFNLLWVDSVITIIIALYLIWASYALVKGSLSVLMQFVPEELEVDEIVKTITQLEDIDNVHHVHVWQLDDNRIHLEAHLNFCKNISIQESTNVINVLEKQLGELYGISHVTFQCEYNRCENTDIIKNQFAH; this is encoded by the coding sequence ATGTCTAATCATCACGATCACCATTCACATCACCACCATCATCATCACCATGATGTCAGCGGAAAAAATCTTTTTATAACCGTAATTCTAAACGTAATTATTACGGTAGCTCAGATCATTGGAGGATTGTTATCAGGGTCGTTGGCACTTCTTAGTGATGCCGTGCACAATCTTAGCGATGTTGTATCTCTTCTTATAGCTTACTGGGCAAATCAACTCTCAAAACGTCCAGGAAATTTGAGAAAAACTTTTGGGTACCATAGAGCGGAGATCATAGCGGCTCTTTTTAACTCATCTGTTTTGATCGCTATCTCTGTATATCTGATCTTTGAAGCGATCAACAAACTATATAATCCGGAACCTATCAACTCTTTTTGGGTGATTATACTTGGACTTCTAGGGATCGTAGTAAATGCGCTTAGTGTTTTCATAATTAAAGACGATGCACACTCAAACATGAATATGAAAGCAGCATACCTACACCTTTTAGCAGATGCTATGACATCTTTTGCTGTAGTTGTCGGCGGTGTATTAATGTACTACTTTAACCTTTTATGGGTTGACTCCGTGATCACTATTATAATCGCTTTGTATCTTATTTGGGCTTCGTACGCTTTAGTAAAAGGTTCCTTGTCTGTTCTTATGCAGTTTGTGCCAGAGGAATTAGAAGTTGATGAGATTGTGAAAACAATAACTCAGCTTGAAGATATAGACAATGTCCATCATGTTCATGTATGGCAATTAGATGACAACAGAATCCATCTTGAAGCACACCTAAACTTTTGTAAAAACATATCTATACAAGAGTCTACAAATGTGATCAATGTACTTGAGAAACAACTAGGGGAGTTGTATGGGATCTCTCATGTTACGTTTCAGTGTGAATATAACAGGTGTGAAAACACAGATATTATAAAAAATCAGTTTGCCCACTAG
- a CDS encoding EAL domain-containing protein, with protein sequence MLKQLKPQNIFISIAILIITLVASDFILNIRTKALVEEKYSYVANEIKTSTKSYIDAKSEAILFIALSLANDHKYIDAIKHSRIEELNLDSFSKELQKNTAYKNIWIQISDMNGISVYRSWTKKRGDDLKKIRKDIVQMLKDPKIKSTISTGLFDMTFKAMVPIFDNKKFMGTIDVVAKFNSVANQLKDIGFEPVILVDKSYKKQIKKPFTKMFIDDYYIANLNASYSNQQYIKTYGIEKLINNKNDYITDSKNNKFITIYKQKDVLGKDMGYFVLFHPLDTIDLGYIYFYHNSILAFIFLLVIGIFLIILLINSKHYKEKTELQNKLLSKEVEEKNTELEQQHAFLQNIINGINESIMVIDKDFNVLLANDYAKRFSSKSIIKDLNNPKCYEMSHHQDHPCEGDTHPCPLTQTFEKNKSVQMIHRHLTPEGEEHYIELSTTPLYNKDNELYAIVELGHNITEHLNNQKLLEEQKNELDYQAHYDSLTLLPNRVLFADRLKRSIKTAQRYKNHVALLFIDLDHFKEINDSLGHDAGDYILQETAKRLQSDIRKSDTVSRLGGDEFTMILEGIHNINEIVDLVQKILHKLQQPYKYKDNKLYSAASIGISVYPENGDTAQELLKNADAAMYKAKENGRNTYSFYTQSMTQKAYERVVIETKLREAIKNKEFRVYYQPQINLTSKSVVGFEALVRWFDPDGSIISPNKFIPIAEQTGLIIDIGKIILESVFLQAVQWQKDGRNFDKIAINISTKQLKDHEFLSNVKDLLDKTNCDPSLIEFEITESFFIEDINEAVNILNDIKNMNISISLDDFGTGFSSLSYLKQLPISKLKIDKSFIDDIFTDDDDKTITQSIINLAKNMNLKVIAEGVETKEQEKFLEENGCELVQGFLYSKPLHVDKLKKFKYKF encoded by the coding sequence ATGTTAAAACAACTAAAACCACAAAATATATTTATTTCTATAGCTATATTGATAATAACCCTAGTAGCAAGTGATTTCATATTAAATATCCGTACAAAAGCATTAGTTGAAGAAAAATATTCATATGTAGCAAACGAAATTAAAACTTCTACAAAATCATACATTGATGCAAAAAGCGAAGCTATATTATTTATAGCACTATCTTTAGCTAATGATCATAAGTATATAGATGCTATTAAACACTCAAGAATAGAAGAACTTAACTTAGACAGTTTTTCTAAAGAACTTCAAAAGAATACAGCATATAAAAACATATGGATTCAGATTAGTGATATGAACGGTATAAGCGTATATAGAAGTTGGACCAAAAAACGTGGTGATGATCTAAAAAAGATACGTAAAGATATAGTGCAGATGTTAAAAGATCCGAAAATAAAATCTACTATAAGTACAGGTTTGTTTGATATGACATTTAAAGCAATGGTACCTATATTTGATAATAAAAAATTCATGGGGACTATAGATGTAGTAGCAAAATTCAATTCAGTTGCAAACCAGTTAAAAGACATTGGATTTGAACCTGTAATTTTAGTTGATAAATCTTATAAAAAACAAATCAAAAAACCATTCACAAAGATGTTTATAGATGATTACTACATAGCAAACCTAAATGCATCATATTCAAATCAACAATATATTAAAACATACGGTATTGAAAAACTTATAAACAATAAAAATGATTATATTACTGATAGTAAAAACAATAAATTTATTACTATTTATAAACAAAAAGACGTTCTTGGAAAGGATATGGGTTATTTTGTTTTATTTCATCCTTTAGACACTATAGATTTAGGTTATATATACTTTTACCATAATTCAATATTAGCTTTTATATTCTTGCTTGTTATAGGTATATTTTTAATTATACTATTGATCAATTCTAAGCACTACAAAGAAAAAACAGAACTGCAAAACAAACTACTCTCTAAAGAGGTAGAAGAAAAAAATACAGAACTTGAACAGCAACATGCCTTTTTACAAAATATAATCAACGGTATAAACGAATCCATTATGGTTATAGATAAAGACTTTAATGTTCTTTTAGCTAATGATTATGCAAAAAGATTCAGTAGTAAAAGTATAATAAAAGATCTAAACAATCCTAAATGCTATGAGATGTCACATCATCAAGACCACCCTTGTGAAGGTGACACCCACCCATGCCCTCTAACTCAAACTTTTGAAAAAAACAAAAGTGTTCAAATGATTCATAGACACTTAACACCAGAAGGTGAAGAACATTACATAGAGCTCTCTACCACACCTCTTTATAATAAAGATAATGAGCTATATGCCATAGTGGAACTCGGACACAACATTACAGAACATTTAAATAATCAAAAACTACTTGAAGAGCAGAAAAATGAACTTGACTATCAGGCACATTACGATTCTCTAACACTACTCCCTAACAGAGTACTATTTGCCGACAGACTTAAACGTTCAATTAAAACTGCCCAAAGATATAAAAATCATGTAGCACTCCTTTTTATTGACTTAGACCATTTTAAAGAGATCAATGATTCCCTAGGACATGACGCAGGGGATTATATTTTACAAGAAACAGCTAAAAGACTACAAAGTGATATAAGAAAAAGTGACACTGTTTCAAGACTAGGCGGTGATGAATTTACGATGATTTTAGAAGGTATTCATAATATCAATGAAATTGTAGACCTGGTACAAAAAATATTGCACAAACTGCAACAACCTTATAAATATAAAGACAACAAACTCTATAGTGCAGCTAGTATAGGGATCAGTGTATACCCTGAAAATGGTGATACTGCTCAAGAATTACTAAAAAATGCAGATGCAGCTATGTACAAGGCTAAAGAAAATGGTAGAAATACATACAGTTTTTATACACAGTCAATGACGCAAAAAGCGTATGAGAGAGTTGTCATAGAAACAAAACTCAGAGAGGCTATAAAAAATAAAGAGTTTAGAGTATATTACCAACCTCAAATCAACTTAACTTCAAAAAGTGTTGTCGGATTTGAAGCTCTAGTTAGATGGTTTGATCCTGATGGTTCAATAATTTCTCCAAATAAGTTTATACCTATTGCTGAGCAGACAGGCTTGATTATAGATATAGGAAAAATTATTTTAGAAAGTGTATTTTTGCAGGCTGTACAATGGCAAAAAGACGGTAGAAACTTTGACAAAATAGCGATAAACATCTCTACAAAACAACTCAAAGATCATGAGTTTTTATCTAATGTAAAAGATTTACTAGATAAAACAAATTGTGACCCTTCATTGATAGAATTTGAGATCACAGAGAGTTTCTTTATTGAGGACATTAATGAAGCTGTAAATATATTAAACGATATTAAAAATATGAATATTTCAATCAGCTTAGATGACTTTGGTACAGGTTTTTCTTCACTGTCTTATTTAAAACAGCTTCCAATATCAAAACTGAAAATTGACAAATCATTTATCGATGACATATTTACAGATGATGATGACAAAACAATTACACAATCAATCATAAACCTTGCAAAAAACATGAACTTAAAAGTTATTGCCGAGGGAGTTGAAACAAAAGAACAAGAAAAATTCTTAGAAGAAAACGGATGTGAACTGGTACAGGGATTCTTATATAGTAAACCCCTGCACGTAGATAAATTGAAAAAATTCAAATATAAGTTTTAA
- a CDS encoding NAD(P)H-dependent oxidoreductase translates to MQNKFLDAMMFRHACKEFDDSKKITDEDFNSILEMGRLSPSSFGFEPWKFLVVQNKNLREKLKEFTWGAQGTLPTASHYVIILARKKNSMIYSSEYIQHMMSDTHKLPKDAIEMRGQFYEKFQKEDFNLLESDRAIFDWASKQTYIAMANMMTGAAFMGIDSCPIEGFDAKKAEEFLSSELNIDTNEFGLSVMVAFGYRKNSQNEKTRQSLDEVVVNYF, encoded by the coding sequence ATGCAAAATAAATTTTTAGATGCCATGATGTTTAGACATGCGTGCAAAGAGTTTGATGATTCAAAAAAAATAACTGATGAAGATTTCAACTCCATTTTAGAGATGGGAAGGCTGAGCCCAAGCTCATTTGGTTTTGAGCCTTGGAAGTTTTTAGTAGTTCAAAACAAAAACTTAAGAGAGAAACTAAAAGAGTTTACATGGGGTGCACAAGGTACACTGCCGACTGCAAGTCACTATGTGATCATCTTAGCTAGAAAGAAAAACTCTATGATCTACTCTAGCGAATATATACAACACATGATGAGTGATACTCATAAACTACCAAAAGATGCAATAGAAATGAGAGGTCAGTTTTATGAGAAGTTTCAAAAAGAAGATTTTAATCTTTTAGAGAGTGACAGGGCGATATTTGACTGGGCTTCTAAACAAACATACATAGCTATGGCGAACATGATGACTGGAGCAGCTTTCATGGGTATAGACTCTTGTCCTATTGAGGGTTTTGATGCAAAAAAAGCAGAAGAGTTTTTATCTTCTGAATTAAATATAGATACAAATGAATTTGGTCTATCCGTAATGGTAGCTTTTGGATACAGAAAGAACTCCCAAAATGAAAAAACCAGACAAAGTTTAGATGAGGTAGTTGTAAACTACTTCTAG
- a CDS encoding cytochrome c — MKNFTLTLVFTPILLLASSDGYEVYKKNCSTCHIETISKNEFVKNISTMKAPPMIEVSNQLKNQIMIKNDDEDVHKKVVVLFIKNYIDNPNLEYSLCNPPAIERFGVMPSKKGKLNDEEKEAVAEWIYDRYEGVQFK, encoded by the coding sequence ATGAAAAATTTTACTTTAACACTTGTATTTACGCCTATATTACTTTTGGCATCATCTGATGGTTATGAAGTTTATAAAAAAAATTGCTCAACTTGTCATATAGAAACTATTTCAAAGAATGAATTTGTTAAAAATATTTCAACTATGAAAGCTCCCCCTATGATCGAAGTATCAAATCAATTAAAAAATCAAATTATGATTAAAAATGATGATGAGGATGTTCATAAAAAAGTTGTTGTACTGTTTATAAAGAATTATATTGATAACCCAAACTTAGAATATAGTTTATGTAATCCACCTGCTATAGAACGATTTGGTGTAATGCCATCTAAAAAAGGGAAACTAAATGATGAGGAAAAAGAAGCAGTTGCAGAGTGGATTTATGATAGATATGAAGGTGTACAGTTTAAGTAA
- a CDS encoding cyclic nucleotide-binding domain-containing protein produces the protein MNQYAINIYKSTAIVVFVSLLLLLLFVEHSTSYVWTVFVPVVPVLFLIFGYSKWRKVCPLAFLANISQNLNWIEKKKLPKWFEKNFYYLQYSILFVAFAARLTVLNFNDIYLAVFFIFVILFAFLTNLVYAGKSWCNFFCPVSVVEKIYCGSNSHYYEYNSACSKCSGCKKNCPDIDMESSYWKEALNEQKNYVFYSFSGLVLGFYLYFYFQTGSLEHYFSGIWAYNDVSMFSTGFFFAPSIPVIIAAPITLAVFSLSSFYIFKAVEKYFWKRSSSKNITYSTLLHRMRVSAAFIAFNIFYIFAGAPAYNEHPIPYAVFYFMVVAISAVILYKEFFREENYFIQERFALKLIKQWDSNKPIPTNLKEIYYTYANEKQNKEEKRKMYKNSLIDLMQEGILTEDRSEILEKLRENMGISKKEHWDIFREIRLENDDLFNADVEKSPTRRYQRQTYKTMIEDILSQHLELDHEILNSLQKQFQISNEDHKKIVEDILHSNDKLEAEVMSILDEMQLLAVSNLKLYDDKSAEINFLKFAIRDQFNNISQDLFTIFNILYEKNSKELKPLKDTLKYHNGELNLEYTQSEYSFMDEAILSAILKLVNAVNTKYTVDENNNVEIVNQLLENSSIELSTVALMNLKKYDSSIIEDTKFEKFKNYGEDVLNVYNKVFNNTGVITMYDQMMYLHTIPFFSNITFRELKHLAEHAESRNFKEEEVVLVQGEISNSLYILLDGVVRVLVNDEEVAKLSKGSYFGEIAIIADVPRTATVIADSEIKTIRLSSTEFKAFIKDNPEISISLMKEMTLRLLENKK, from the coding sequence TTGAACCAATATGCCATAAACATATATAAGTCTACAGCAATAGTAGTATTTGTATCTCTACTATTGCTATTGCTTTTTGTAGAACATTCTACTTCATATGTTTGGACAGTATTTGTACCTGTAGTGCCTGTACTTTTTTTAATATTTGGTTATTCTAAATGGAGAAAAGTATGTCCACTTGCTTTTTTAGCAAATATATCTCAAAATTTAAATTGGATAGAAAAAAAGAAACTACCTAAGTGGTTTGAAAAAAACTTTTACTACCTTCAATATTCTATACTTTTTGTTGCTTTTGCTGCAAGATTAACTGTCTTAAATTTTAATGATATTTATCTAGCAGTATTTTTTATTTTTGTAATACTTTTCGCATTTTTAACCAATCTTGTTTATGCGGGAAAAAGCTGGTGTAATTTTTTCTGTCCAGTTAGTGTTGTTGAGAAAATATACTGCGGTTCAAATTCACACTATTATGAATACAACTCTGCATGTTCAAAATGTAGTGGATGTAAAAAGAACTGTCCAGATATCGATATGGAAAGCAGTTATTGGAAAGAAGCTTTAAATGAGCAAAAAAACTATGTTTTTTATTCATTCAGCGGTCTAGTTTTAGGCTTTTATCTGTATTTTTATTTTCAGACTGGTTCATTAGAACATTACTTTTCCGGCATTTGGGCTTATAACGATGTTTCAATGTTTTCAACAGGTTTTTTCTTTGCTCCATCTATACCTGTAATTATTGCGGCACCTATAACTTTAGCAGTATTTTCATTATCTAGCTTTTATATTTTTAAGGCCGTAGAGAAGTATTTTTGGAAAAGAAGTTCTAGTAAAAATATTACATATTCTACTTTGTTACATAGAATGAGAGTTTCTGCAGCATTTATAGCATTTAATATTTTTTATATTTTTGCAGGAGCACCAGCTTACAATGAGCATCCAATACCATATGCAGTTTTTTATTTTATGGTTGTAGCAATATCGGCCGTGATTTTATACAAGGAATTTTTTAGAGAAGAGAACTACTTTATACAAGAAAGATTTGCTCTAAAACTAATAAAACAATGGGATTCAAATAAACCTATACCGACAAATCTAAAAGAGATATATTATACATATGCCAATGAGAAACAGAATAAAGAAGAAAAAAGAAAAATGTATAAGAATAGTCTTATTGACTTGATGCAGGAAGGAATCTTAACCGAAGACAGAAGTGAAATTCTTGAGAAACTTCGTGAAAATATGGGTATTTCGAAAAAAGAGCATTGGGATATATTTAGGGAGATCAGGTTAGAAAACGATGATCTTTTTAATGCGGATGTAGAAAAATCACCTACTCGTAGGTATCAGCGTCAGACCTACAAAACAATGATAGAAGATATCTTAAGTCAACACTTGGAACTAGACCATGAAATTTTAAATTCATTGCAAAAGCAGTTTCAAATCAGTAATGAAGATCATAAAAAAATAGTAGAAGACATATTGCATTCAAACGATAAGCTTGAAGCAGAGGTTATGAGTATTTTAGACGAGATGCAACTACTGGCTGTAAGCAATTTAAAACTTTATGATGATAAGTCTGCCGAAATTAATTTTTTAAAATTTGCTATTAGAGATCAGTTTAATAATATTTCTCAAGATCTTTTTACAATCTTTAATATTCTTTATGAAAAGAACTCTAAAGAGCTTAAACCATTAAAAGACACTTTAAAATATCATAATGGAGAATTGAATTTAGAGTATACACAAAGTGAATACTCTTTTATGGATGAAGCTATACTAAGTGCTATTTTAAAACTAGTGAATGCAGTAAATACTAAATATACTGTAGATGAAAATAATAATGTAGAAATTGTTAATCAGTTGTTAGAAAATAGTTCTATAGAGTTAAGTACAGTTGCTCTAATGAATTTAAAGAAATATGATTCTTCCATAATTGAAGATACAAAGTTTGAGAAGTTTAAAAACTATGGCGAAGATGTATTAAATGTTTATAATAAGGTGTTTAATAACACAGGTGTCATAACAATGTATGATCAAATGATGTATTTACATACGATACCGTTCTTTTCAAATATCACATTTCGAGAACTTAAACATCTTGCCGAGCATGCAGAATCTAGAAATTTTAAAGAGGAAGAAGTTGTCTTAGTACAAGGTGAAATTTCTAATTCTCTATATATATTATTAGACGGTGTTGTAAGAGTTCTTGTAAATGATGAAGAAGTAGCCAAACTTTCAAAAGGAAGTTACTTTGGAGAGATAGCAATAATTGCTGATGTACCAAGGACTGCTACAGTTATAGCAGACAGTGAGATAAAAACTATAAGATTATCATCAACAGAATTTAAAGCGTTTATAAAAGATAATCCAGAAATCAGTATTAGCTTGATGAAAGAGATGACATTAAGACTTTTAGAAAATAAAAAATAG